A genome region from Hevea brasiliensis isolate MT/VB/25A 57/8 chromosome 9, ASM3005281v1, whole genome shotgun sequence includes the following:
- the LOC110670065 gene encoding 60S ribosomal protein L17-2 isoform X2 — protein MAHKQAIPFRRFCGGVGRTAQAKNRHSNGQGRWPAKSAKFILDLLKNAESNAEVKGLDVDALFISHIQVNQSQKQRRRTYRAHGRINPYMSSPCHIELILSEKEEPVKKEPETQLATSKSKKSQATQSANFLWSGNLFNWREFCHTSFRSSYLVFSLGCYVC, from the exons ATGGCTCATAAACAAGCTATACCTTTCCGGCGTTTCTGTGGTGGGGTGGGGCGTACTGCTCAGGCAAAGAACAGGCACTCAAATGGGCAAGGAAGGTGGCCTGCCAAGTCTGCTAAGTTCATTCTAGATTTGCTCAAGAATGCTGAGAGTAATGCTGAG GTCAAAGGCTTGGATGTTGATGCCCTCTTCATTTCTCACATCCAAGTGAATCAGTCACAGAAGCAGAGGCGTCGTACTTATAGGGCTCATGGAAGAATCAATC CTTACATGTCCAGTCCTTGCCACATTGAGTTGATTTTATCTGAGAAGGAAGAACCAGTGAAGAAGGAG CCTGAGACCCAGCTGGCTACCAGCAAATCTAAGAAGTCTCAAGCTACTCAAAGTGCCAACTTCCTCTGGAGTGGCAATCTTTTCAATTGGAGAGAATTTTGTCACACTTCATTTAGGAGCAGTTATTTAG TTTTTTCCTTGGGCTGTTACGTCTGTTGA
- the LOC110670065 gene encoding 60S ribosomal protein L17-2 isoform X1, translated as MAHKQAIPFRRFCGGVGRTAQAKNRHSNGQGRWPAKSAKFILDLLKNAESNAEVKGLDVDALFISHIQVNQSQKQRRRTYRAHGRINPYMSSPCHIELILSEKEEPVKKEPETQLATSKSKKSQATQSANFLWSGNLFNWREFCHTSFRSSYLGELDNLFVYFDHCLVGCSMRLYIFWMSSYLDICIHLFFSRK; from the exons ATGGCTCATAAACAAGCTATACCTTTCCGGCGTTTCTGTGGTGGGGTGGGGCGTACTGCTCAGGCAAAGAACAGGCACTCAAATGGGCAAGGAAGGTGGCCTGCCAAGTCTGCTAAGTTCATTCTAGATTTGCTCAAGAATGCTGAGAGTAATGCTGAG GTCAAAGGCTTGGATGTTGATGCCCTCTTCATTTCTCACATCCAAGTGAATCAGTCACAGAAGCAGAGGCGTCGTACTTATAGGGCTCATGGAAGAATCAATC CTTACATGTCCAGTCCTTGCCACATTGAGTTGATTTTATCTGAGAAGGAAGAACCAGTGAAGAAGGAG CCTGAGACCCAGCTGGCTACCAGCAAATCTAAGAAGTCTCAAGCTACTCAAAGTGCCAACTTCCTCTGGAGTGGCAATCTTTTCAATTGGAGAGAATTTTGTCACACTTCATTTAGGAGCAGTTATTTAGGTGAATTGGATAACTTGTTCGTTTATTTTGATCACTGTTTAGTTGGTTGTTCTATGAGATTATATATATTTTGGATGAGCAGTTATTTAGATATTTGTATACATCTCTTTTTCTCCCGGAAGTGA